TATTTATTCTTCAATGTGTGTTTCCACCAGATACAATTCAATAGGCCAATAGATTAATGAATGTTATGATGAAATAGGCATATCCTCAATCTCATTTAAGAATTgatcaatacaaaataattttccaTGTTGGGCTACACAGGTAGAAAAGGAGTACAAGGAGCACAACCTGGTCCTGTTCTTGACTGGATTCAGCGGGTGAGAATTGCTGTTGATGCTGCGAGGGGAATGGAGTATTTACACGAGAGGGTAAAACCATCAATAGTACACCGAGATATTAGGTCAAGCAATGTGCTTCTATTTGAAGACTTTAAGGCTAAAATAGGCGACTTTAACCTCTCCAATCAAACTCCTGACATGGCTGCACGTCTTCATTCTACTCGGGTTTTGGGAACATTTGGTTATCATGCACCAGAGTAAACACCCTAATTTCTCTTCTATTCTTTTGTAGTATATGCAGCATCCTCTAGTTTTATTGTAAACGGCATAAATTTTTAACTGAGGTAAAAAAAGGAACTCAAATTGCTCATAGAAACTTGATAATAGATAGATAGGTTCAACACACCAACTGCATatatcaatgactctaattGCCAATAGAGCTTCGGATTGGATTGCAGTTGAATGAACCAAATGAAAATAGCTAGTTTTTAGTAGTTGGTAAATTGATTTGATCAAATGTGAAACTAGTGTCAACTATTTTACCCTTGCAATGACATTATTTGATTACTATACTTTTAAGTTAATCTGGATCTGAATGATTTGGTCAGATATGCAATGACGGGACAATTGACACAGAAAAGTGACGTGTATAGCTTTGGAGTGGTTTTGCTAGAACTCTTGACTGGAAGGAAACCTGTAGATCATACAATGCCTCGTGGCCAGCAGAGTCTTGTTACATGGgtgagttattttttatttttttgttcttgTGGACAATGATTGGGGTTTATTAATTAAGGTTGAAAATGCAATTGATTTTTGTTATTATGATTATGTTTGATCATCAGGCCACTCCTAGACTGAGTGAAGACAAGGTCAAGCAATGCGTTGATCCAAAACTTAAAGGAGAATACCCTCCCAAGGGAGTTGCCAAGGTATTTTCATGTCTCTTTTCAATAAATTCCTTTTTCATGTCATACAATCACTAATTCACAAAACCcgttttttgtttattaatgacAGTTAGCAGCTGTTGCAGCATTGTGTGTTCAGTATGAGTACGAGTTCCGACCAAATATGAGCATCGTTGTCAAGGCTCTCCAACCACTACTGAAGCCTCCTCCTCCCATAATTCCACAGgtttgatagaaaaaaaaaaaaaaaaaacaatcttgCAATATATGGTTTCATTCTTATCtcttatatttcttcttcttctcttgggGGATTCGTCTCCCCCACATATATCTAACTTGTGGTTTGTTCGGTTTTGTATCGCATGGTTGTTGGGTTAAATCTGTTTCTTGGACTATTATTTGTTCATTCTCAAGACAagcaataataattttaagttgtGTGGGTGTGCATATGAATCtgtgtttttttatttccttttgaATAACATTGTTTAAACAAATCTGGTTGTTGTTACTAGTATTATAgttattaatagaaaaatacttTGAGTTCTCACTAAGAATCATATACCCAGTACAAAAAgaagtatatttttttgaattccCTTGCCATCCaagaaaaattatgaaactTTTTATGACCTATCCAACAATTAAGGCAGTTAAAATCTTGATTAGAAGAGGCTAACtcagttaaattattttgactttaaAAAATCTCTATTTGAATCACAAATACTATTAtacattttacaaaaaaataaaataaaagagaacttatttagaattaataataaataaataaaacaaacatattatattaacacCTAAAATATTTGTTGTCCTTTTCTTAAACCATCTTAGtcaaaattaaattgttttttaattcaaaaataatttaagaggaCACAACAGTTCTAACTTGCAACCACTAACCAACTCAAACCATTCAAGGAGGGAttctagataatataaaaaaacacaaccattaaacaaatttccttaacataaaatttccttaattacatttttttacaaaattttcacctaaaaaaatttaatctaattcaataaatgtttcctatcaaataaaaacaaaatcaatttcaCTTTTTGTATAGAGGGATGGTAACTGTGACAAAATAATAGCTTTCAAACATTGAATAAGAGCTTATTAACTTGCAAGTGTTCACTAAACAATCAAAAAGAAGATTTCTGAAAGTGAATGGAAATGTTGACAAGAAGAGAGTAAAAATACATGAAACTAGCTATAAATAATGTCATATAAGATGTAATTGTAATGGTTAAAAGACATATAATCATTAAGCATTTTTcgaaacaatattatataactcCTTATTCTTTTTCAATTTCACTCACACAACTGCAACACAGACATCCTGTGAACATGCTTCCAACCAAATAATAACCTAAATGTTTCACATCACACAACAATTCTGTTGAGCATCGAGCATCTCGGGGGATCTGCAATAACAATCATAAACAAAACGCATGTTCAAATCCAAGTTATTATTTCACAACACAAATGAAAAATTGAATCTGAAACAACTTACAGTTGTCCAAGGTTTGACAGATCAAAATCAGGAGCAAGTTCTTTTACAATATCATTAGGCGGTTGACCACATTCTTGCATCTTCTGCATAAGCTCAACAATCTTGGTGAAGTTATCTGGCTCGGTTTCGTATACTATGTTTAGATCTTTAATCAGTTCATATTGGTTTGAGTAACGATCAAATTCATCTTTGCTTAACTTCGACTTGTTATCTTCCAACCACTTTGGATATCTTTCTCCAATCTCTTTCATAGGTTCATTCAGAATTTCTTTAGACAATAGCTGTTGCATCATTGTCTCCACAATAGATTCCATATCCTACACATTGAAGTACAATATACAAAATTAGGGTTCCCAAATACCAATCACACCATggaaatacaattaattatagaAGAATCCTCTTTCTTGGATTGTTTATACCCTAGAGTTTGATCAATATACACAGCTTAGTTCTAATCACAATAAGGTGAAAAGAAGAACCCTAGAAATTGAAAGatactattattaatatacCTGAGAGCCAGCAAGTTCCTCAAATTGCTTAACCCAATCCTCCATCATTGGATCCTTGGAAAAGTCATCTATTGAAGCATCCCTTGGTCCTGATACAGACTCCAGACCCTTAACAGCCTCTTTAGTGTGGGCTCTCAGCTGATCAAGAGCTTCAGAAACATGAGAATCCTTAGAAACCTTTTGCTTACCCTTCTTCTTGCTTCTTAAATCAGGCAAACCCATAACCAATCCTTGAACTTCACCAGACGTAGAGATGCCATCTGATTTCTTAGCCTCCCCATCTCCATCCCTGCAATCAAAAttcaataaattcatatatCGTCGAATCAGAAGATTAATATGCATTTGGTACTTAAAAATGGAGTGGGGATTGGACAGAAAGTCGGACCTCTGAGAAGAAATGAGATTGAGATTCTGGAAATCGTCCAAAGCGCCTGAGATTACAGATTGTTGAAGGTCAAGTTGAagaaatagatgaaaaaaaagGAAACAGTTTCTTACTGTCAAAGAGTTGATCAAGATCGTCGGCCATTGATTCTCTCTCTACTATGCCCTTCTTCTGTTGTTAATCGGGAAGGGCAAATTGCAACCGACTAGGTTACCCGGGCGATACTCTATCAACAGGTCCaagaagataataataatttttatatattttgaggtTTTCTTATTACTTAAATAatgaaatcataattttttttaatttaaaaaaaagttggaattaaaattttggGTACCTAActatcttattaaaattaaaatataaaattataattcaaaagaTATTTTTTCACCTCTTTAACATTTAGGactttcttaatttaaatatttttagataaataaaatatttattttttataattgaaattatttatttttataatattttaaatattaaatatttgtatgatATATAAATAGGATAAGATAAGATTGaccaataataaataaataaataataaatttaataaaaatattaaaataatcttttagatatatatatcatcataatttaaacatattaaaagtGAAATGTACATTTTGATAGGATTACAaagtttgtattttttaataaaaatatatgtaaacaaaaaaattgataagtaaatcttctgttttttttattactaaaatttaaattggtattttattttgttagtgCAATATCATATTTAGTtgaattagattatttattttaattttttttagctcgaataatgattaatttgatAATCATTTATGAATAAGATGAAATTATCGGatctattattattactttttttaataaagactCGTTacaattgatttttcaattcaaacttctcctttaatatatttttttcttacatgtatatgtttaattattgtttgacaaatttttttttttttgttaacaattattgaacaaaaacaattttactTGCTCAGAATATTTAGTAAGAGACTATGCATATAGTGTAATGAGCACAAACGTATTTTTACCAGAGTTTCATTTTGATTCGAAGTTTGGCGATACTTAAAAAAAAGGCTTTTACGTTTCATCCTCCGTACTCATTTTAAAAACGAGAAAGTCTACTTATAAACTtggtttttaaaaatcggttatataacgttttattttaaccgacTATTCTTTCGGTTCTAGACATGCGTATGTTTtagtgtttatttaaaaaattgtaacaacatttatttaaatgttagtatttgttgttgatgattactagGGAGGAAAGTACCTAAAAACAACATTATTTAAAGACattaggttttaaaataaatcacaaagaagcctttatcaaaaaaatatttaagaaaatattccaaaaatattttgaaatcattttctaattttttgagatttttagaaaatgatttgggggttccaaaattacaaaaataatttagaatttgaAAAGTGGAATAAAATAGGCCTTGGGACAGGTGTCCTAGGTCATGGGTTCATTTTATCGGTTAAGGGCTAAGGGCCCGCGGTCATAGGTCAAAATTCTTGGTCGAATGTCAAACCTCTTGGTCTTGGGTAAAAAGACTCGGTCAAGGTACTAAGGCCTCTCAGTCCTTGTCTAGAATTCTCAGTCAGATGTAAAAATTCTCGGTCCTATATGAAGAACATGGAtcggacctctcgatcctagtTGAAGAATATCGATCAAACCTCTCGGTCGGACCTATCGATCCTCGAGAACATAAAAATTACAGATTTTGCATTTTGATGGAGGTTTGGATTCTTTAATCCAAGGGcctgggtagcttcacaaagctcctaagAACATCATGAACATCATCTCAAGGTGTGATTCAACCTGATGATATTCGATTTGTTAAAAATAGTTTATGAAcccaaatcatatttttttggttttaggCTTAATGAAGTGTAAGAAGCTTGGCAATATCTCCTTATACTTCATACAATGTATTGACACCAAAATATGAACACTAATTATTCATTTGGACCAAAtaaagaactcaaaattttcatttattttaaaaatttaaattttgatcaaacatgatcgggatagaccaaacatgatccaaatagttgtccaacatcattagaaacatacTAGGAAGCTTTTTAAGCAACTGTTTTTCGGAATTAACCTAAGAAAAAAAAcccattatttaaattttccaaatttaaatttgggatttttttgttaaaactaATTGATCGGTTCTAGCTTTCACAGAAAGCTCACAAACGATCCTTAGATCGATTTTCGATCAAAAAAATCAAGAACTAGAtaacatacaagcttatgaaaatttaaacatacaaatttcaattttaaacttGAAATATGAATTAAGGAGTGATTGGAAGAATACAAAGGATTGGAGAACAACTCCTTAAACCTTAAAGAAGCTTTAGAGATGCCTGGATTCAAGCTTTAAAACCTTacacaaaaatttcaaaaatccaaaagcTTGGAGCTTCAATGGAGGATTTTCTGAAACTTGTGATTCGTGGTTGGAGATGATATCTCTTGGCTTCGAAATTGTCAAAGGAGCCTATTTATACCCTCCCGAAGTCGGTTGAGGCAACCAAGTGGCTTGAATTAGTCAAAGgtcattaatgacattttggttgttcttccaGTTAGTTGCCGGAATAGGCATCAATGATGCCTATAGATGTAAGGAAAAATCAtcgaagtagggtgatcatttcaacttTTGAATGAAGTCAATCCATTTAGAAATGACGAGATTCTatctttataaaaatcaaagatgATTGCGGAGGTTATTCATCCAGCGTCGCGACGAAGACGATGATCGGGGAACAAAACGATGTCGTATTGGGTGTAAACGCGGACGTGGAGCGGTCCGTTAGTGTTCCGTCGCATTTTAGCTAACGACACTAAGGCGCCCGTTAGTCGATTTCCTACTTCGTAGATGCACGCCTCCTTCGTTGCAGCGGGCAATGCGGGCATCTTATGGGCGTTGGATGACAATACaacgctcatctgatggtcctgGTTTTTGCTACAGCCGTTCTTCAGAGTTTCGGCCACACATgatcacatattttatttttattttaaaaccttaagagtttgtttgaaattgattttttttcaaccttttgcctttatattttaaatctttaaaatacacaaaacatttaaaataaatatgacaattattttgccaatttattatatttttttatatttttgggttaaataaataatttttggggatAAAATGTGTAtcacatttcatcctaaattatttattttaatcccttcgatttttctataattaatttgagatcaaatgagtacaacatttgtcccaaattattttatttatttagccattatccttaattaattagaatttaattatcacaataattaatctaattaattgttttaattaggttttggccttggggttaattattttgatttatttattaaaaaataatcaaaataaaattatttaaaatttataaattgggtgtaTAGAATTTTAGTTTTTACAGAGTGTTCCTCTCGAATcaagtttgaatacaacaaactagttttaaaaaaaaaatcgagtATGACATCTCAGTAAGTTTTTCTTGcccaatttatgtcattttaagGGTGGTTGGAAAGATAGAACATGTTAGTGAGATGATGCTAGAGTGACCTGGTGTTGTTGTATGTAACATTCGTTGAGGTACTTCCAAGCATTGGTTAGGGATCTTTCCTTGGTGGGTATCCTAACAAGGATAGTTTTTAGAATCTTGTCTTATAGATCTTAACAAAGTATCAGTAAAATCCACAAGGTGAGTATATAAGGATAATCATAGGTATTGAAAAATCAATTCCTATTTAAGCATGAATAACAACAAGTTATTCAAGTTAGTCATGTGCAAATGGCTAATGGTTAATGTCATGAGATATGAAAGGGAACATGAAAGTTTTAGTAACATTTCATGTGGGTTACCAACAAGTAACACTCGAAGTGATCATATGTATATGATCGTGGGGCTATCAACAAATAAGTCTTAGTGAAAGTTAAAGAGTTTCATCACATGgcttactaacaagtaatgcACAGAGCGATCATGCACAAATGATCGTGGTACTATCAACAGATAAATTTATCGGGGGAGTTAACAAACTTGTCACAAAGGTTACCAACAAGTAAGATTGAAGACGATCATATACATATGATTGGGATACTATCAACAATCATGTCTTATGAATTAAAAGGGCGAATACTTATCAAAAATAGGATTTTAATGGgggtacttatcgagagatagggttttgtttgTGTACCTATCGAGGTAGGGTTTTGTTAGGATAGTGTACAAATGATCTATGTATTTATCAATAGACAATTCTTTGGATATCTATAAAGAAATAAGGTGGGGATACATATTGAGTGATATGGTTTTTTtagtacctatcaagagatagaatTTGAATACCTATTTCCAAATAGGACTTGGATACCTATCAAGGGATAGTGTTTGGAgtacctatcgagggatagggtttGGATGGACCATGTACAAATGATTGTTGTACTTGTCGACATACAAGGTTTGATACCTATTGACAAAGGGTTTTTTGTTTggagtacctatcgagagatagggttttgtacctatcgagagataggattttgtcAGGattatgtacgaatgatctttgTGCTTGTCAATATATAAGGCTTTGGGTAACTATTGAGATATGGTTTTAGTTTGAgcacctatcaagagatagggtttgggtACCTATCGAGCGATAGGGTTTTGGGCACCTATCTAGATATAGAGTTTTGGGTACCTATCTAGagatatagttttattttggaGGATACCTATatagagatagggttttggtaaACTGACAAAAAAGGTTTTCGACGGAATCATATATgaacgatgtctcgacctatcgacatataggattTTGGTGAAATC
This is a stretch of genomic DNA from Impatiens glandulifera chromosome 4, dImpGla2.1, whole genome shotgun sequence. It encodes these proteins:
- the LOC124936744 gene encoding PTI1-like tyrosine-protein kinase 3: MRKWLCCASQVEDRYPILDSEPFTSANNSYDNDGFKTPYIPVKPDAKAIPPIEVPELSLNELREKTDNFGPKALIGEGSYGRVYYATLNNGQIFAVKKLDVSSEPETNNEFLSQVSMVSRLKHENLVQLQGYCKEGSLRLLAYEFATMGSLHDILHGRKGVQGAQPGPVLDWIQRVRIAVDAARGMEYLHERVKPSIVHRDIRSSNVLLFEDFKAKIGDFNLSNQTPDMAARLHSTRVLGTFGYHAPEYAMTGQLTQKSDVYSFGVVLLELLTGRKPVDHTMPRGQQSLVTWATPRLSEDKVKQCVDPKLKGEYPPKGVAKLAAVAALCVQYEYEFRPNMSIVVKALQPLLKPPPPIIPQV
- the LOC124934249 gene encoding peroxisome biogenesis protein 19-2-like, with product MADDLDQLFDSALDDFQNLNLISSQRDGDGEAKKSDGISTSGEVQGLVMGLPDLRSKKKGKQKVSKDSHVSEALDQLRAHTKEAVKGLESVSGPRDASIDDFSKDPMMEDWVKQFEELAGSQDMESIVETMMQQLLSKEILNEPMKEIGERYPKWLEDNKSKLSKDEFDRYSNQYELIKDLNIVYETEPDNFTKIVELMQKMQECGQPPNDIVKELAPDFDLSNLGQLSPEMLDAQQNCCVM